Proteins from a single region of Desulfuribacillus stibiiarsenatis:
- a CDS encoding response regulator, giving the protein MKKIIILDPIKMARDRVRAITDKHQHLLLEAENVTRFFDLLTETRYDVDLVIVDVQVEENGFDVISKLKEKNPLVPVVVVTGETNRNAFIKGIRAGAEDYILKPYEDFVLEQRIVKILGTINQSLDTFAQSVQAVNLSLDQYLRGEIRKAQKANISLSIVLTTFFATQMDYNDKVEQKYRKRSLYLYEQLKKVFWETDIFLPYGSQTFIGIFPFCDPEHTHIVNDKIHAKYLEILEINEQYREFAVENSWVSFPEDGTTRENLLDTLIERATNAMRNRKHRSII; this is encoded by the coding sequence ATGAAAAAAATTATTATCCTCGACCCGATTAAAATGGCACGTGACCGTGTACGCGCAATCACGGATAAGCATCAACACTTATTATTAGAGGCGGAAAATGTAACGCGTTTCTTTGATTTACTAACAGAGACTCGGTATGATGTGGACCTCGTCATTGTTGATGTGCAGGTAGAAGAAAATGGTTTTGATGTCATTTCCAAGCTAAAAGAAAAAAATCCTCTCGTCCCAGTGGTAGTCGTTACAGGCGAAACCAACCGAAATGCATTTATAAAAGGCATTCGCGCTGGTGCGGAAGATTATATATTAAAACCATATGAAGACTTCGTTTTGGAACAGAGAATCGTTAAGATTTTGGGTACTATTAATCAGTCTTTAGATACCTTTGCTCAATCGGTTCAAGCGGTGAATCTTTCACTCGATCAATACTTGCGTGGAGAGATTCGAAAGGCTCAAAAGGCAAATATTTCATTATCGATAGTCTTAACAACATTTTTTGCTACACAGATGGATTATAACGACAAAGTTGAACAAAAATATCGTAAGCGCAGTTTATATTTGTATGAACAGTTGAAAAAAGTATTTTGGGAAACTGATATTTTTCTTCCTTACGGTTCCCAAACATTTATTGGTATCTTCCCTTTTTGTGATCCTGAACACACGCATATCGTCAATGATAAAATTCATGCTAAATATCTGGAAATACTAGAAATTAATGAACAATATCGAGAGTTTGCCGTAGAAAATTCATGGGTTTCTTTTCCAGAGGATGGAACCACACGTGAGAATCTCCTTGATACGCTCATTGAGAGAGCTACAAACGCAATGCGAAATAGGAAACATAGGTCAATTATATAA
- a CDS encoding dicarboxylate/amino acid:cation symporter: MQKFGLLPRLILAIVLGIALGAYAPEFIVRILVTFNGIFGSFLGFIIPLIILGFIAPGIGELGARAGKMLGITAGLAYASTIIAGTLAFFVSSLVLPQMIEVGSFLTSGIADAEAANVKPIIELAFPPIMGVMTALLLAFTLGLGIAAIQGDTLRKFMNDFQEIVKKVITNVIIPLLPIHIMGIFANMTYGGKTAMILSVFAKVFVMIVLLHITYLLIQYTVAGSVAGANPFRLIKTMLPAYFTAIGTQSSAATIPVTLRQTKRNGINEDVADFAVPLCATIHLSGSTITLVSCAMAVMLLNDMPTTFTAMFPFILMLGVTMVAAPGVPGGAVMAALGLLESMLMFDPTLTALMIALYLAQDSFGTAGNVTGDGALATIINRISGHKLEKVSEEV; this comes from the coding sequence ATGCAAAAATTTGGTTTATTGCCGAGGTTGATTCTTGCAATAGTTCTGGGTATCGCTTTAGGGGCTTACGCACCAGAGTTTATTGTGCGTATTCTCGTTACGTTCAATGGCATTTTTGGTAGCTTTTTAGGATTTATTATTCCTTTAATCATTTTAGGATTCATTGCTCCAGGTATTGGGGAGCTAGGAGCTCGTGCAGGGAAAATGCTAGGTATTACAGCAGGGTTAGCTTATGCATCGACAATCATTGCTGGAACACTTGCGTTTTTCGTATCATCATTAGTTCTACCACAAATGATTGAAGTTGGTAGTTTCTTAACATCAGGAATTGCTGATGCAGAAGCGGCTAATGTAAAACCTATCATTGAGTTAGCGTTCCCTCCAATTATGGGTGTAATGACAGCTCTATTATTAGCGTTTACATTAGGACTAGGTATTGCAGCAATTCAAGGCGACACATTACGTAAGTTCATGAATGATTTCCAAGAAATTGTGAAAAAAGTCATTACAAATGTTATTATTCCGTTACTTCCAATTCATATTATGGGTATCTTTGCAAACATGACGTATGGTGGCAAAACAGCTATGATTCTATCTGTATTTGCGAAAGTTTTCGTTATGATTGTTTTATTACACATTACGTATCTATTGATTCAATACACGGTTGCTGGTTCTGTTGCTGGAGCAAATCCATTCCGTTTAATCAAAACAATGCTTCCTGCATATTTCACAGCGATTGGAACCCAATCGTCAGCGGCTACAATTCCAGTTACACTTCGTCAAACAAAGCGTAATGGTATTAACGAAGACGTAGCAGATTTTGCAGTGCCATTATGTGCTACCATCCATTTATCAGGGAGTACAATCACATTAGTAAGCTGTGCAATGGCAGTTATGCTATTGAATGATATGCCTACAACTTTTACGGCGATGTTCCCGTTTATTCTTATGCTTGGTGTTACAATGGTTGCAGCGCCAGGTGTTCCGGGTGGGGCAGTTATGGCTGCATTAGGTTTACTTGAGTCAATGCTAATGTTTGACCCGACTTTAACAGCATTAATGATTGCCTTATACCTTGCACAAGATAGCTTCGGAACTGCTGGTAACGTAACTGGGGATGGAGCATTAGCGACAATCATCAATCGTATTTCTGGCCACAAGCTGGAGAAAGTAAGCGAAGAAGTATAA
- a CDS encoding type III polyketide synthase: protein MAQILSVGLSNPPYEVTQDTTRSFVKRLFSEHHADIERLLSIVQNGEIDRRYVSAPLAWFDKEHTFEEKNKLFIEMATHHGIKAIDACLNAKHFIRESIGYQEIDAIFFITSTGIATPTIDAKIMNHCAFSQHTKRIPIWGIGCAGGVSGVSRAYEYCRAYPAANVLVLCIELCSLTFQKNDYSKSNLIGASLFADGAACVLVSGERSKLVEREKSTQNSTNKAHPRILDTMSTFMPDSEDVMGWDVRNNGLYVIFSKDIPTIIRSWLSPNVEKFLNRHSLKSDDIQHFVAHPGGKKVIEAYYEALSLPSDKTLPSRTILRNYGNMSSPTVIFVLESIMNSSAKEDDLGLMLALGPGFSSELILLEWT from the coding sequence ATCGCACAGATACTATCGGTTGGTTTAAGTAATCCGCCTTACGAGGTCACACAAGATACAACCAGAAGCTTTGTGAAAAGATTGTTTTCAGAGCACCATGCAGATATCGAACGTTTACTCAGCATTGTGCAAAATGGTGAGATAGACAGGAGATATGTATCGGCACCACTAGCGTGGTTTGATAAAGAGCATACCTTTGAAGAGAAGAATAAATTATTTATCGAGATGGCAACCCATCATGGAATAAAAGCCATCGATGCTTGCTTAAATGCCAAACATTTTATTCGTGAGTCCATAGGATATCAAGAGATAGATGCGATTTTCTTTATTACTAGCACGGGGATAGCAACACCAACGATTGATGCGAAGATCATGAATCATTGCGCATTCTCACAACATACAAAACGCATCCCGATATGGGGCATTGGTTGCGCGGGTGGGGTATCGGGGGTCTCTCGAGCATATGAATATTGCAGAGCATATCCAGCAGCGAATGTCTTGGTACTATGTATAGAATTATGTAGCCTAACATTCCAGAAGAACGACTATTCGAAAAGTAATTTAATTGGTGCATCGCTTTTTGCTGATGGGGCGGCCTGTGTACTTGTTTCGGGAGAGCGCTCTAAGCTAGTAGAAAGGGAAAAGAGTACACAGAATAGCACTAACAAGGCCCACCCACGGATTTTAGACACAATGTCCACCTTTATGCCGGATTCTGAAGATGTCATGGGCTGGGACGTTCGGAATAACGGATTGTACGTAATCTTCTCTAAAGATATCCCGACAATTATTCGTAGCTGGTTAAGTCCGAATGTAGAGAAATTCTTAAATCGCCACTCTTTAAAATCTGATGATATTCAGCACTTTGTAGCCCATCCAGGAGGAAAGAAAGTCATTGAAGCATACTATGAAGCTTTGTCTTTACCTTCTGATAAAACATTGCCATCACGTACGATTCTTCGAAATTACGGCAACATGTCATCGCCTACAGTGATATTCGTCTTGGAATCGATTATGAATAGTAGTGCGAAGGAAGATGATTTAGGCTTAATGCTTGCACTCGGACCAGGCTTTAGCTCAGAATTGATTTTATTAGAGTGGACCTAA
- a CDS encoding isoprenylcysteine carboxyl methyltransferase family protein, translating into MLFFLCLFLFVVLQRLAELQLAKRNERWMLSQGAEESGQSHYPYIVALHVLFLASYFVEVMSTGAQRITGWWIPFSAFMLAQALRVWTLRSLGKYWNTKILVLPSATLVSRGPYKYIRHPNYLIVALEILALPMIFGAFYTAAIFTISNAALLLFIRIPEEEKALKKVREKNHEIG; encoded by the coding sequence ATGTTGTTTTTTCTTTGTCTATTCTTATTTGTAGTTTTACAGCGACTTGCAGAACTTCAACTCGCAAAACGCAATGAACGCTGGATGCTTTCCCAAGGAGCTGAAGAGTCTGGGCAAAGCCATTATCCATACATTGTAGCTTTGCATGTCTTATTTCTTGCTTCTTACTTTGTCGAAGTAATGAGTACAGGTGCTCAACGTATTACTGGGTGGTGGATTCCATTCTCTGCTTTTATGCTTGCACAGGCACTTAGAGTATGGACACTGAGGTCGTTGGGGAAATATTGGAATACCAAAATATTAGTGCTTCCATCTGCCACACTTGTGAGCAGAGGACCATATAAATATATTAGGCATCCTAATTACTTGATTGTAGCACTGGAGATTCTTGCACTTCCTATGATTTTTGGTGCGTTTTATACGGCAGCTATTTTTACAATATCTAATGCAGCATTGCTACTATTTATAAGGATTCCAGAGGAAGAAAAGGCACTTAAAAAAGTTCGTGAAAAAAATCACGAAATTGGGTAA
- a CDS encoding NAD(P)/FAD-dependent oxidoreductase — translation MQQSNKKRVVILGAGYGGVIAAQGLGKLAKKLNLDITLVNKHNYHQMVTRLHEPAGGFAEGDEVRIPLKRLVNDNVKLIKDWVEAIDPVNKQVTLKEQVVAYDYLVIGLGSDPEYFCIPGLQEHSYTLRSLNAARLIKTQIEGSLAKYKVESQSEEGLLNIVVGGAGFTGIELLGELAEWLPVVAPKYDVNVKDIRLICVEAAPTVMPGFDEELSIKAADILRNKGVELKIGTPVKEVTQDYVMIGDEKIPTKLMIWTGGVRGNSVLEDSGFTTQRGRANINEFLQSTNFEDVFIIGDSSIYYDENGRPLPPTAQIAMQQGEHLVHNIERLLTGQEMTPFVFINRGIIASIGPKEAVGIVFGKRVSGLLAVYLKRLVHYRYLFIFGGIPLVIQGFLGQFIPQVSIKSDYTTLNG, via the coding sequence GTGCAACAGTCTAACAAGAAAAGAGTTGTAATTCTAGGAGCAGGGTACGGTGGTGTAATAGCTGCACAAGGCTTAGGCAAGTTAGCTAAGAAATTAAACCTAGATATTACTTTGGTGAATAAGCACAATTATCACCAGATGGTGACAAGATTACATGAACCTGCTGGCGGCTTTGCAGAGGGTGATGAGGTACGGATTCCTCTGAAAAGGCTTGTTAACGATAATGTGAAGCTTATTAAGGATTGGGTAGAGGCTATTGATCCTGTGAATAAACAAGTAACACTAAAGGAACAAGTGGTTGCTTATGATTACTTAGTGATTGGTTTAGGGTCCGATCCAGAGTATTTTTGTATCCCAGGACTGCAAGAGCATAGCTATACGTTACGCAGCTTAAATGCAGCACGACTAATCAAGACCCAGATTGAAGGAAGTCTAGCCAAATACAAGGTCGAAAGTCAATCAGAGGAAGGTCTACTGAATATAGTGGTCGGTGGGGCCGGGTTTACAGGTATTGAGCTGTTAGGGGAACTAGCGGAATGGTTACCAGTTGTAGCTCCTAAATACGATGTAAACGTCAAAGATATTCGCCTCATCTGTGTCGAAGCAGCACCAACGGTAATGCCAGGCTTTGATGAGGAATTATCCATTAAAGCCGCAGATATTCTACGCAATAAAGGTGTGGAGTTAAAGATAGGCACTCCAGTGAAGGAAGTCACTCAAGACTACGTCATGATTGGTGATGAGAAAATACCTACGAAACTTATGATCTGGACAGGTGGAGTACGAGGTAATTCCGTACTCGAAGATTCAGGCTTTACTACACAACGCGGTAGAGCGAATATCAATGAATTTCTACAGTCCACGAACTTCGAGGATGTATTCATTATTGGTGATAGCTCGATATACTACGATGAAAACGGAAGACCATTGCCGCCAACAGCGCAAATCGCAATGCAGCAAGGCGAACATCTTGTGCACAACATTGAGCGCCTATTAACAGGGCAAGAGATGACGCCATTTGTATTCATCAATCGAGGAATCATTGCATCCATCGGTCCTAAAGAAGCAGTTGGAATCGTGTTTGGCAAGCGCGTATCAGGTCTTCTAGCGGTGTATCTGAAGCGCTTAGTACATTACCGTTATTTGTTTATCTTCGGTGGTATTCCATTGGTGATTCAGGGTTTTTTGGGGCAATTCATTCCGCAAGTGAGCATTAAATCAGATTATACAACGCTAAATGGATAG
- a CDS encoding nucleotidyltransferase substrate binding protein, whose protein sequence is MSKDDIRWIQRLKNYQKALGQLEEAVDLMAERQLSNLEKQGLIQAYEFTHELAWNVLKDFLTSRGNTNIYGSRDATKEAFSVGIISNGDIWMDMIKSRNLTSRTYNEGTLEEIVQSIRNGYYPAFKQLEVTMDEFAKKELA, encoded by the coding sequence ATAAGTAAAGACGATATTCGTTGGATACAAAGACTTAAGAACTACCAAAAAGCCCTAGGGCAATTAGAAGAAGCTGTAGACTTAATGGCGGAACGACAGCTCAGCAATTTAGAGAAACAAGGGCTAATACAGGCTTATGAATTTACACATGAATTAGCATGGAATGTTCTGAAAGACTTTTTGACTAGTAGAGGAAATACAAATATTTATGGTTCAAGGGATGCGACGAAAGAGGCATTTTCCGTAGGGATAATTAGCAATGGCGATATTTGGATGGATATGATTAAAAGTCGCAACTTAACTAGTCGTACATATAACGAGGGGACATTAGAGGAGATTGTTCAGTCAATAAGAAATGGATATTATCCAGCATTTAAACAATTAGAAGTAACAATGGATGAATTCGCTAAGAAAGAGTTGGCTTAG
- a CDS encoding nucleotidyltransferase domain-containing protein encodes MKYGLKEEVIDNLLEVITGNPKIEKVVLYGSRAKNTYRVGSDIDLALYGEDINVIDINLISNKLDDLYLPYHIDLSIYNKIENPEFVEHINRVGITLFSKDDNTVIL; translated from the coding sequence ATGAAATACGGATTAAAAGAGGAAGTAATCGACAATCTACTTGAAGTGATCACTGGAAATCCTAAAATAGAAAAAGTAGTGCTATATGGTTCACGTGCTAAAAATACATATCGAGTAGGGTCAGATATTGATCTAGCTTTATATGGTGAAGATATTAATGTCATAGATATCAATTTAATTTCTAATAAGCTAGACGACCTATATTTACCCTATCATATTGATCTCTCAATTTATAATAAAATTGAAAATCCTGAATTTGTCGAGCACATAAACCGTGTAGGAATTACACTATTCTCTAAAGATGATAATACTGTCATCTTATAG
- a CDS encoding Cof-type HAD-IIB family hydrolase, producing the protein MYENILLICDMDGTLLNSKDEISKENIEAIEEFKAKGGLFTIATGRKESSVIEYLQQVPINAPAILYNGSLIYDFNNQQVLWERELDYDVQEILLDIVKRFPNIGIEIYQKSNIRLIKDNEYTQIHRSKEEYPYIIHSLVDLTPPWRKVLIAAETDTLTEIEQYMMELFANQPMPFRICRSERYFLEWLPTNVSKGKAIEVLKEQFGFANHNIITAGNETNDLEMLAEPNIGFAVENAHPDAKSVAKYICANHNEHPIREIIHRLQEVIR; encoded by the coding sequence ATGTACGAAAATATATTGTTAATCTGTGATATGGATGGTACTTTGCTTAACAGTAAAGATGAGATAAGTAAGGAAAACATAGAGGCAATAGAAGAATTTAAAGCAAAGGGTGGTCTGTTTACGATTGCAACGGGTCGCAAAGAGTCATCGGTAATAGAATATTTACAACAAGTACCGATTAACGCTCCAGCCATTTTATATAACGGTTCGCTAATCTATGATTTTAACAACCAACAGGTGCTGTGGGAACGAGAATTGGATTATGACGTACAGGAAATCTTATTAGATATCGTCAAGAGATTCCCAAACATCGGGATTGAAATATATCAAAAGAGTAACATACGACTGATTAAGGATAATGAATATACGCAAATCCATCGTTCCAAAGAAGAGTATCCATATATCATCCATTCATTAGTCGATTTAACACCACCTTGGCGTAAGGTTCTGATTGCAGCAGAGACAGATACGTTGACGGAAATTGAGCAGTATATGATGGAACTTTTTGCGAATCAGCCAATGCCTTTTCGGATATGTCGATCGGAACGATACTTCCTAGAGTGGCTACCAACGAATGTATCGAAAGGGAAGGCCATAGAAGTATTAAAGGAGCAGTTTGGTTTTGCAAACCATAACATTATTACCGCAGGCAATGAAACGAATGACCTTGAAATGCTTGCAGAACCGAATATCGGGTTTGCTGTTGAGAACGCTCACCCAGATGCAAAGAGTGTAGCCAAATATATCTGTGCCAATCACAATGAACATCCAATTCGAGAGATTATCCATAGATTGCAAGAGGTAATACGATGA
- a CDS encoding M48 family metalloprotease, which translates to MYQQISQNKRNTVLFIIFFIGLILGSAYFIGYLLDPASSISFAGIALIFSGIGVFYSYYNSDKMILRMTNARPVSKVQEPYLYHTIEGVALAAGIPTPKAYVIETDVPNAFATGRNPEHGVVAVTRGLMNTLNREELEGVIAHEMAHIKNYDILYSSVVIVLAGTLVYLAEFASRALFFRRGGNNNRNGGHPAFLIIGLVTVILAPLLAKLVQMAVSRTREYLADATAARMLGYPKGLASALQKIAQYSNPETAKRDGIGSEATASLFIVNPLMKPSQLSSLFSTHPPINKRIEALDKM; encoded by the coding sequence ATGTATCAACAAATCAGTCAAAACAAAAGAAATACCGTACTATTTATCATCTTTTTCATAGGATTGATTCTTGGTTCAGCGTATTTCATCGGATATTTATTAGACCCTGCTTCAAGCATTTCCTTTGCTGGGATTGCCTTAATCTTCTCCGGCATCGGAGTCTTCTATAGTTACTATAACAGTGACAAGATGATACTACGGATGACGAATGCACGGCCGGTCTCGAAAGTACAAGAGCCTTATCTATACCATACAATTGAGGGTGTAGCTTTAGCGGCTGGCATTCCAACCCCGAAGGCATACGTTATTGAGACAGATGTACCCAATGCTTTTGCAACAGGGAGGAATCCGGAACATGGCGTGGTAGCTGTTACACGCGGATTGATGAATACATTAAATCGCGAGGAATTAGAGGGTGTGATTGCCCATGAAATGGCCCACATTAAGAACTATGATATCTTGTACTCGTCCGTTGTCATCGTGCTGGCTGGTACGTTAGTGTACCTTGCGGAATTTGCATCCCGGGCTTTATTTTTCCGTCGTGGTGGTAATAATAACCGAAATGGCGGGCATCCGGCGTTTTTGATTATAGGGCTTGTCACTGTAATCCTTGCACCGCTCCTTGCAAAGCTCGTGCAAATGGCAGTATCGCGCACAAGGGAATACCTTGCTGATGCCACGGCCGCCAGGATGTTAGGCTATCCGAAGGGATTAGCTTCCGCTTTACAAAAAATTGCGCAATATAGTAATCCAGAAACAGCAAAAAGAGACGGAATCGGCAGCGAGGCTACTGCTAGCCTATTTATTGTAAACCCGCTGATGAAACCATCTCAATTAAGTTCGTTATTTAGTACACACCCACCGATTAATAAGCGAATCGAAGCGCTCGATAAAATGTAA
- a CDS encoding LemA family protein codes for MFWAIGAVLVLALFAVLTYNQLISKRNEVKNAWATIDTQLQRRFDLIPNLVETVKGYMEHEKGVLEAVTKARTAFMNADSVKDQAAAENMMAGALKSLFAVSENYPDLKASQNFMMLQEELAGTENKIAYARQRYNNSVMDYNTALQVFPNNIFANMFNFQAADSFAIENEEARKAVRVSF; via the coding sequence ATGTTTTGGGCAATTGGCGCAGTTTTAGTGTTAGCACTATTTGCAGTACTTACTTACAATCAACTAATCTCTAAAAGAAATGAAGTCAAAAATGCGTGGGCAACAATTGATACACAGCTACAACGTCGATTTGATTTAATTCCAAATTTAGTGGAAACAGTGAAAGGTTATATGGAGCATGAAAAAGGGGTGCTTGAAGCTGTTACCAAAGCCCGTACTGCGTTCATGAATGCTGACAGCGTAAAGGACCAAGCGGCCGCAGAAAACATGATGGCAGGCGCTTTAAAGTCACTGTTTGCCGTTTCAGAAAATTATCCAGACTTAAAGGCATCACAGAACTTCATGATGCTACAAGAAGAACTAGCGGGAACTGAGAATAAAATTGCTTACGCAAGACAGCGTTACAATAATTCTGTGATGGACTATAATACTGCCCTTCAAGTGTTTCCGAATAACATCTTCGCCAACATGTTTAACTTTCAGGCAGCTGACTCTTTTGCTATTGAAAATGAAGAAGCAAGAAAGGCTGTTCGTGTTAGTTTCTAG
- a CDS encoding CBO0543 family protein, translating to MNGNKQDKLFLRATTVLTLLSLMILLFRKPPMKDWVIVYLFNAVTNGIIDNFMTSYKILKYPVRFFPNVFKTHVLFDFLIYPTFTVLYNQVTEKDKPLAIFYKLLYFTVPMFFIEYWAVKKTNLIKWEKGWEWYHTFISVTIKSLVTRFVIGIIRKVDQKTPMTDNLH from the coding sequence ATGAACGGAAATAAACAAGACAAACTATTTTTAAGAGCTACAACTGTTTTAACATTGCTTAGTTTGATGATTTTATTATTTAGAAAACCACCCATGAAAGATTGGGTTATCGTTTATTTATTCAATGCCGTTACAAATGGTATTATCGATAATTTCATGACATCGTACAAAATACTCAAATATCCTGTTCGCTTTTTCCCTAATGTATTTAAAACACATGTGCTCTTCGACTTTTTAATTTATCCAACGTTCACTGTTCTTTACAACCAAGTCACCGAAAAAGATAAGCCTTTAGCCATTTTTTATAAATTACTGTACTTTACTGTTCCTATGTTTTTCATTGAATATTGGGCAGTAAAGAAAACAAACTTAATCAAATGGGAAAAGGGATGGGAATGGTATCATACTTTTATAAGCGTTACTATTAAATCACTTGTAACACGTTTTGTTATTGGCATTATAAGAAAAGTGGATCAAAAGACTCCTATGACAGACAATTTACATTAA
- the typA gene encoding translational GTPase TypA: protein MKNRVRNEKVRNIAIIAHVDHGKTTLVDHMLKQSGTFRTGQEVDDRVMDSMDLERERGITIAAKNCSVYWRDVKINILDTPGHADFGGEVERALKMVDGAILLVDASEGPLPQTRFVLKKALEANLRIIVCINKIDRSDARPEEVLNEIYDLFIDLDASEEQLEFPILYAIGVKGLAQHSLEESNDNLHPIFDTIVEEVPAPSYNPDEPFQMLVTNLDYSEYLGRLAIGRVFHGKVQGNDQLVCISDKGEQIPLRISKLQVYDGLKLLEVKEADAGDIVILAGIENVKIGDTIANKETPKALPRITVDEPTVSMLFTINTSPLSGKEGKIVQGAKIRERLYKETLRNVAIKVEDTDERDSFIVKGRGELQMAIIIEQMRREGFEFTVGRPIVIYKHENGKKLEPIERLFVDCDENFVGIVTEKLSLRKGRLMNMENKGSGRTMMEFSVPSRSLLGYRNEFLTDTKGTGIMNSYLEGFEEYRGDFPTRINGSLVSDRLGTAVPYALFNLEPRGILFVQPGEPVYEGMIIGENARPQDLDVNPCKEKKATNVRSSGKDNSISLTPVLPMTLEKAIDFIREDEQIEVTPKSIRLRKTILQENMR from the coding sequence GTGAAGAATCGAGTTAGAAATGAAAAGGTAAGAAATATTGCAATTATTGCCCATGTTGACCATGGCAAAACAACGTTAGTAGACCACATGTTAAAGCAAAGTGGTACTTTCCGTACGGGTCAAGAAGTAGATGACCGAGTGATGGACAGTATGGATTTAGAGCGTGAACGCGGAATTACAATCGCTGCGAAGAACTGTTCTGTATACTGGCGCGATGTAAAAATAAACATTTTAGACACACCTGGTCACGCCGATTTTGGCGGAGAAGTGGAACGTGCATTGAAAATGGTAGATGGAGCAATTCTATTAGTAGATGCTTCAGAAGGCCCATTGCCACAAACGCGTTTCGTATTAAAAAAAGCATTGGAAGCGAATCTTCGTATCATCGTATGTATCAATAAGATTGACCGAAGTGATGCGAGGCCAGAAGAAGTATTAAATGAAATTTACGACTTATTTATAGATTTAGATGCGTCTGAAGAGCAATTGGAATTCCCAATTCTATATGCGATTGGCGTAAAAGGGCTTGCACAACATTCATTAGAAGAGTCGAATGATAATCTACATCCGATATTTGATACGATTGTGGAAGAAGTTCCAGCGCCTTCATATAATCCAGATGAGCCATTCCAAATGCTGGTGACAAACCTAGATTATTCTGAATACCTTGGTCGTTTAGCAATTGGCCGCGTATTCCATGGGAAAGTACAGGGTAATGATCAATTAGTGTGCATTAGTGATAAAGGGGAGCAAATTCCTCTTCGTATATCAAAGCTACAAGTATATGATGGCTTAAAGCTATTAGAAGTGAAAGAAGCAGACGCTGGGGACATCGTAATTCTTGCTGGGATTGAGAATGTTAAGATTGGTGATACAATCGCTAACAAAGAAACCCCTAAGGCATTACCAAGAATCACTGTGGACGAGCCAACGGTATCGATGTTATTTACAATTAACACTTCCCCGTTATCAGGGAAGGAAGGTAAAATTGTACAAGGTGCAAAAATCCGTGAACGCCTTTACAAAGAGACTTTACGTAATGTTGCAATTAAAGTTGAGGATACGGATGAGCGCGATAGCTTTATCGTGAAGGGCCGTGGTGAGCTGCAAATGGCAATCATCATTGAGCAAATGCGCCGTGAAGGATTTGAATTTACAGTTGGAAGACCAATCGTAATATATAAGCATGAGAACGGCAAGAAGCTTGAACCAATTGAGCGATTATTCGTGGACTGTGATGAGAACTTTGTAGGTATTGTTACGGAGAAGCTATCCCTGAGAAAAGGTCGCCTTATGAATATGGAGAATAAGGGTAGCGGTAGAACTATGATGGAGTTTTCTGTGCCATCTCGTTCCCTATTAGGATATCGTAACGAATTCCTAACAGATACGAAAGGTACCGGGATTATGAATTCTTATCTTGAAGGATTTGAAGAATATCGTGGAGATTTCCCTACACGTATCAATGGATCCCTTGTATCAGACCGATTAGGAACTGCTGTACCGTACGCTTTATTTAACCTAGAACCGCGTGGGATATTGTTCGTACAACCAGGAGAACCTGTTTATGAAGGAATGATCATTGGCGAAAACGCTCGACCGCAGGATTTAGATGTCAACCCTTGCAAAGAGAAGAAAGCTACCAACGTCCGTTCATCTGGCAAGGACAACAGTATCTCTTTAACGCCAGTTTTGCCTATGACATTGGAGAAAGCAATTGACTTTATCCGTGAAGATGAGCAAATTGAAGTAACGCCAAAATCTATCCGTCTACGTAAAACGATATTACAAGAGAACATGAGATAA